Proteins encoded in a region of the Cataglyphis hispanica isolate Lineage 1 chromosome 14, ULB_Chis1_1.0, whole genome shotgun sequence genome:
- the LOC126854544 gene encoding solute carrier family 35 member F2-like has protein sequence MHHGMGGSVGDRHGVQNPAMQARNGVCDKIENYISELGRWAVWRAIIMGQFLSLVLCFMTLVNHHINTASYKLSLPTGQNLPHYVMMCLVYTTWMSCRGVGNGLISVIRARGWRYLLLALIDVEACTLITSSHQFTSLASIQLLDCVAIPVALVLSFLVLGVRYRMVHIVGVSVCLMGVGCLVWAGIDDNNDPTATGKNQLVGDMLCLGGAVLFSVTTVLQELAVKTVDIIEYLGMIGFFGTILSCMQTAVLERFQIEAFQWDNAPVITILILYCITQFMFFSLVPVILFESGATALQLALLTSDSFNILAGMLNHHYKFHALYFVSYTLTMTGIYIYAIKRTPISSNSRRQHIEPPIPDYRHMSHPDVGEVEMATSSGMSGVSGTLDIRASTLGSERETMDATSLPLSVSSDTAFTSFYGSQANLKAANGKSDSACN, from the exons ATGCACCATGGCATGGGTGGATCGGTGGGCGATCGTCACGGCGTTCAAAATCCGGCGATGCAGGCCAGGAATGGGGTTTgcgacaaaattgaaaattacatatcCGAGCTAGGCCGATG gGCAGTATGGAGAGCAATAATAATGGGCCAATTTCTCTCGCTGGTGCTGTGCTTTATGACGCTTGTAAATCATCATATAAACACCGCTTCGTACAAGCTTTCGCTTCCAAcag GGCAAAATCTTCCACATTACGTGATGATGTGCTTAGTTTATACGACGTGGATGTCCTGCCGAGGTGTAGGAAATGGCCTAATTTCCGTCATAAGAGCCCGTGGCTGGAGATACTTGCTGTTAGCACTGATCGACGTTGAGGCATGCACGCTTATTACGTCGTCACATCAATTTACCAGCCTCGCTAGCATACAG cttcTTGACTGTGTGGCAATACCGGTTGCCTTGGTACTCTCGTTTTTAGTATTGGGTGTCAGATATAGAATGGTACACATCGTTGGTGTGTCCGTTTGTTTGATGGGCGTCGGATGCCTGGTGTGGGCCGGTATAGATGACAATAACGATCCTACGGCTACTG GAAAGAATCAACTCGTCGGCGATATGCTTTGTCTCGGTGGCGCGGTATTGTTTTCGGTGACGACGGTCCTGCAAGAGCTAGCCGTTAAGACAGtcgatattattgaatatctgGGCATGATCGGTTTCTTCGGCACAATATTGAGCTGCATGCAAAC TGCGGTGCTCGAGAGATTTCAAATAGAAGCATTCCAATGGGACAACGCACCGGTAATAACGATCCTGATTCTCTATTGCATCACGCAATTCATGTTCTTCTCTTTAGTAccagtaatattatttgagtCTGGTGCTACCGCATTGCAGCTGGCACTACTCACTTCGGATTCCTTTAATATATTAGCTGGAATGCTTAATCATCACTACAAG TTTCATGCATTGTACTTTGTTTCGTATACACTCACGATGACcggcatatacatatacgcaaTAAAGAGAACACCGATATCATCGAATTCGCGAAGGCAGCATATCGAACCACCTATCCCAGATTACAG acacATGTCCCATCCCGATGTCGGTGAGGTGGAGATGGCCACGAGCTCCGGAATGTCCGGGGTAAGCGGCACCCTTGATATCAGGGCATCCACCCTCGGTAGCGAGAGGGAGACAATGGATGCAACGAGCCTACCCCTAAGCGTTAGCTCGGACACGGCCTTCACCTCCTTTTATGGCAGTCAGGCGAACTTGAAG GCTGCGAACGGGAAGAGCGATTCTGCCTGTAATTAA